In Carassius auratus strain Wakin chromosome 36, ASM336829v1, whole genome shotgun sequence, the following are encoded in one genomic region:
- the LOC113055368 gene encoding low-density lipoprotein receptor class A domain-containing protein 2-like, translating to MARVRCIQHLSGWFVLFSLMTRQSHSIETVNVVDFCGQTIQGDGMVVKSHQESRKYYFVSLGTDCHLTMQSATPRDKVQFYFRFFLVYSLLRVSPHSPAPPLQESPRGSSSSGPTRPDQSLEPTTGEGPGDPCHAGSYIQFYDGRDKSAPPIGQPLCGKSPPRPVLSTGNFLTLRLVTRGTQPRVDFVGDFTSFRLGFNQSECRGEPYFNCRNGKCIPMSLVCADDKGIDNCGDGSDLINYPGCNDPLSTPKPSQHHVTQPARTLNVPTQTVSTLKNCATSNAIPDPDSVTDSQSSISLMVLYVVLGVTAVGVLMCWCCWAPGWFLWRVSVFRFLPCCNSCCASCQLCGRSCSKNKEHRLAKVTPEGAATPVSSITTVAV from the exons ATGGCCAGAGTGCGATGCATTCAGCACCTGTCAGGATGGTTTGTTCTCTTCAGCTTAATGACACGCCAGAGTCACTCCATTGAGACAG TAAATGTTGTGGACTTCTGTGGACAGACAATACAGGGGGACGGCATGGTCGTAAAGTCCCACCAGGAGTCCCGGAAGTACTACTTTGTCTCCTTGGGAACGGATTGCCACCTGACCATGCAGTCCGCCACCCCCCGGGACAAGGTGCAGTTCTATTTCCGCTTCTTTCTGGTCTACAGCCTGCTAAGAGTGTCCCCGCACAGCCCTGCACCCCCCCTCCAAGAATCACCCAGGGGGTCTTCATCATCCGGCCCAACGCGGCCTGACCAGAGCCTGGAGCCAACCACTGGAGAGGGGCCTGGAGACCCCTGCCACGCTGGCTCGTACATCCAGTTCTATGATGGGAGGGATAAGTCCGCGCCCCCTATTGGCCAGCCACTCTGTGGGAAGAGCCCTCCTCGACCAGTGCTGTCAACGGGCAACTTTCTAACTCTGCGTCTTGTGACACGAGGAACTCAGCCAAGGGTGGACTTTGTTGGAGACTTCACTTCATTCAGGCTGG GTTTTAACCAATCAGAGTGCCGAGGTGAGCCTTACTTCAACTGTCGCAATGGGAAGTGTATCCCCATGAGTCTGGTTTGTGCGGATGATAAAGGCATTGACAACTGTGGCGATGGCAGTGATTTAATTAATTACCCTGGTTGCAATG ATCCTCTATCTACACCCAAGCCCTCACAGCATCATGTTACCCAACCAGCACGGACACTGAACGTTCCCACTCAGACAGTGTCCACTTTAAAGAACTGCGCCACGTCAAACGCCATTCCTGATCCAGATTCTGTGACCG ATTCCCAGTCTTCTATTTCTCTGATGGTGCTGTATGTGGTTCTGGGTGTGACTGCAGTGGGGGTCCTCATGTGCTGGTGCTGTTGGGCCCCTGGCTGGTTCCTGTGGCGTGTGAGTGTGTTTCGCTTCTTGCCCTGCTGTAACTCCTGCTGCGCGTCCTGCCAGCTGTGTGGACGGAGCTGCTCCAAAAACAAGGAGCACCGACTGGCAAAGGTTACACCAGAAGGAGCCGCAACACCTGTGTCGTCCATCACCACGGTGGCTGTGTAA
- the LOC113055364 gene encoding ubiquitin carboxyl-terminal hydrolase 48-like isoform X3 gives MAPRLQLEKAAWKWAETVKPEDITHEHIELAYRIAVPACKRGTCRRNCKGNPNCLVGIGEQSWLGEIDENAFHSIDDPNSERRDKNTFVGLTNLGATCYVNTFLQVWFHNLELRRALYLFQNSRAEGHNTDSDYEPRTICEHLQYLFALLQNSNRRYIDPSELVKALGLDTGQQQDAQEFSKLFLSLLEDTLSKQKDPNLQNVIQQQFCGQFSYVTVCNKCGRESPLPSRFYELELNIQGHKNLTECVTEFLKEEKLEGDNRYYCESCQSKQNATRRIKLQSLPRTLNFQLMRFVFDRQSGHKKKLNTFISFPEVLDMGPFLEGKEEVCTYELSAVLIHRGVSAYSGHYIAHVRDAHTNDWYKFNDEEIEKMEGKKLQLGIEEDIAETAKSQTRKPKCSKGYHCSRNAYMLVYKRQTEEIEQTETNVEVPAFLQKLVDQDNKKFEEWCNEMADMRKQSVDKGKAKHEEVKELYELLPTEDGLSYEFVPLEWLKKWLDDSTSIKEIDNSQFLCSHGKLHPDKIGEVKRISSKAADLLFSRYGGVSRLGQSSLCRDCVTQRCRVIRLKNQLNEDYREVMNLVKTSLKSDESGFWIGKASLRSWRQLALDQLEEDEEETKHNNSKVNGEKSSSAGAKADGVKGDNEDRDGEEMKNFNEDILCYHGGLNILENDRRLVSAEVWNKLRMYFPKAPEFTQNNEACQQCMRLEREGKENEALNRMMANEQKSSLLNLFQEKNRPTLQKWPQETEVLYVVPHYFVDEWRKFIRRPAKGNPVSNVGNSLLLCPHGGFMFTYDSMLQGDAQHTSLA, from the exons ATGGCTCCTCGGTTGCAGCTGGAAAAAGCTGCTTGGAAGTGGGCAGAGACGGTCAAACCAGAGGACATCACACATGAACATATTGAGTTAGCTTATAGGATTGCCGTGCCGGCATGCAAAAGAGGGACGTGCAG GAGGAACTGTAAAGGAAATCCTAATTGTCTGGTTGGTATTGGGGAGCAATCATGGTTGGGAGAAATTGATGAAAATGCCTTCCACAGCATCGATGACCCAAATTCAGAAAGACGAGATAAG AACACATTTGTGGGCCTAACGAATCTTGGTGCCACATGTTACGTGAACACGTTCCTCCAGGTGTGGTTCCACAATTTGGAGCTTCGCAGAGCCTTATATCTGTTTCAGAATTCCAGAGCAGAAGGGCACAACACGGATTCAG ATTATGAACCACGGACGATATGTGAACATCTCCAGTATCTGTTTGCATTGCTGCAGAACAGCAACAGGCGGTATATCGACCCCTCGGAGCTGGTGAAGGCTCTTGGGCTCGACACAGGACAACAGCAG GATGCTCAGGAATTCTCCAAACTCTTCCTCTCACTTCTCGAAGACACACTTTCAAAGCAGAAGGACCCAAATCTACAAAATGTCATCCAGCAGCAGTTTTGTGGACAGTTCTCTTACGTTACGgt ATGCAACAAATGTGGACGTGAGTCTCCTCTACCGTCACGATTTTATGAGCTGGAGTTGAACATTCAAGGACACAAAAACCTCACTGAGTGTGTTACAGAGTTTCTCAAG GAGGAGAAGCTGGAAGGGGATAATCGCTACTATTGCGAGAGCTGTCAGAGTAAACAGAATGCCACGCGTCGGATCAAGCTCCAGAGTCTTCCCCGCACACTCAATTTTCAGCTCATGCGTTTCGTTTTTGATAG GCAAAGTGGTCATAAAAAGAAGCTCAACACCTTTATTAGTTTTCCTGAAGTTCTTGACATGGGGCCATTTTTGGAAGGAAAAG AAGAAGTGTGTACGTATGAGCTCAGTGCGGTGTTGATTCATCGTGGCGTGAGTGCATACTCTGGACACTACATCGCTCATGTAAGAGACGCCCACACTAATGACTGGTACAAATTCAATGATGAGGAGATCGAGAAAATGGAGGGCAAGAAACTTCAGCTGGGCATTGAGGAAGACATCG CCGAGACCGCCAAGTCTCAAACCCGAAAGCCAAAATGTAGCAAAGGCTATCACTGTTCGAGGAACGCGTACATGTTAGTGTATAAACGACAGACAGAAGAAATTGAACAAACAGAAACTAACGTTGAAGTACCAG CTTTTCTCCAGAAGCTGGTTGACCAGGACAACAAGAAGTTTGAGGAGTGGTGCAATGAAATGGCAGACATGCGAAAGCAGAGTGTTGACAAAGGCAAAGCCAAACATGAGGAGGTGAAGGAGCTCTACGAATTGTTACCCACGGAAGACG GCCTGTCGTATGAATTTGTGCCTCTGGAGTGGCTCAAGAAATGGCTTGATGACTCCACGTCCATCAAGGAAATTGACAACAGCCAGTTCCTGTGCTCCCACGGCAAACTGCACCCAGACAAGATCGGAGAGGTCAAAAGAATATCATCCAAGGCCGCTGATCTCCTTTTCAGCCGCTACGGAGGAGTATCTAGACTAGGCC AGTCCTCTCTCTGCAGAGACTGTGTCACTCAGCGATGTCGGGTGATCAGACTGAAGAACCAGCTGAATGAAGACTACAGAGAGGTCATGAATCTTGTCAAAACCTCTTTGAAAAG TGATGAATCAGGTTTCTGGATCGGTAAGGCTTCTCTAAGGAGCTGGAGACAGTTGGCATTAGACCAGCTAGAGGAAGACGAGGAGGAAACCAAACACAACAACAGCAAAGTTAACGGAGAGAAAAGTAGCAGTGCGGGAGCTAAAG CCGATGGAGTTAAAGGAGATAATGAAGACAGGGATGGTGAAGAGATGAAGAACTTTAATGAAGACATTCTCTGTTATCATG GTGGTCTGAATATACTAGAGAATGACAGGCGGCTGGTTTCTGCTGAGGTGTGGAATAAACTGCGGATGTATTTCCCCAAAGCTCCAGAATTCACGCAAAATAACGAGGCCTGTCAGCAGTGCATG AGGCTGGAAAGAGAAGGGAAAGAAAATGAGGCTTTGAATAGAATGATGGCAAACGAACAAAAGAGCTCCCTCCTTAACCTCTTCCAGGAGAAGAATCGACCCACACTGCAGAAATGGCCACAG GAGACAGAAGTTCTTTATGTTGTACCCCATTACTTTGTGGATGAATGGAGGAAATTTatcag GAGGCCAGCAAAGGGCAACCCAGTGTCCAATGTGGGGAACAGTCTCCTGCTCTGTCCTCACGGAGGCTTCATGTTCACATATGACTCCATGCTGCAAGGAGACGCTCAACA CACTTCTCTGGCCTGA
- the LOC113055364 gene encoding ubiquitin carboxyl-terminal hydrolase 48-like isoform X1, with amino-acid sequence MAPRLQLEKAAWKWAETVKPEDITHEHIELAYRIAVPACKRGTCRRNCKGNPNCLVGIGEQSWLGEIDENAFHSIDDPNSERRDKNTFVGLTNLGATCYVNTFLQVWFHNLELRRALYLFQNSRAEGHNTDSDYEPRTICEHLQYLFALLQNSNRRYIDPSELVKALGLDTGQQQDAQEFSKLFLSLLEDTLSKQKDPNLQNVIQQQFCGQFSYVTVCNKCGRESPLPSRFYELELNIQGHKNLTECVTEFLKEEKLEGDNRYYCESCQSKQNATRRIKLQSLPRTLNFQLMRFVFDRQSGHKKKLNTFISFPEVLDMGPFLEGKEEVCTYELSAVLIHRGVSAYSGHYIAHVRDAHTNDWYKFNDEEIEKMEGKKLQLGIEEDIAETAKSQTRKPKCSKGYHCSRNAYMLVYKRQTEEIEQTETNVEVPAFLQKLVDQDNKKFEEWCNEMADMRKQSVDKGKAKHEEVKELYELLPTEDGLSYEFVPLEWLKKWLDDSTSIKEIDNSQFLCSHGKLHPDKIGEVKRISSKAADLLFSRYGGVSRLGQSSLCRDCVTQRCRVIRLKNQLNEDYREVMNLVKTSLKSDESGFWIGKASLRSWRQLALDQLEEDEEETKHNNSKVNGEKSSSAGAKADGVKGDNEDRDGEEMKNFNEDILCYHGGLNILENDRRLVSAEVWNKLRMYFPKAPEFTQNNEACQQCMRLEREGKENEALNRMMANEQKSSLLNLFQEKNRPTLQKWPQETEVLYVVPHYFVDEWRKFIRRPAKGNPVSNVGNSLLLCPHGGFMFTYDSMLQGDAQHIALLWPDEWEVISKMFLVDQAISICRIHDKTQDNGNVLYQTHPDLCRECREGFIFQQQRDMREYAQATVYVRKVTDKKRESAPEFSVSGSDVEDEREEPKMDGEKDPDFSQSEVGAKRQKLDESTSLSVAPVTAVSKSGIRRSTRHRKLRGEKALIVSANQTLKELKIQIMHAFSVAPFDQNLSIDGRCLTDDSATLGSLGVIPESIICLKADEPIADYAAMDDVYQVCMPEEGFKGTGLLGH; translated from the exons ATGGCTCCTCGGTTGCAGCTGGAAAAAGCTGCTTGGAAGTGGGCAGAGACGGTCAAACCAGAGGACATCACACATGAACATATTGAGTTAGCTTATAGGATTGCCGTGCCGGCATGCAAAAGAGGGACGTGCAG GAGGAACTGTAAAGGAAATCCTAATTGTCTGGTTGGTATTGGGGAGCAATCATGGTTGGGAGAAATTGATGAAAATGCCTTCCACAGCATCGATGACCCAAATTCAGAAAGACGAGATAAG AACACATTTGTGGGCCTAACGAATCTTGGTGCCACATGTTACGTGAACACGTTCCTCCAGGTGTGGTTCCACAATTTGGAGCTTCGCAGAGCCTTATATCTGTTTCAGAATTCCAGAGCAGAAGGGCACAACACGGATTCAG ATTATGAACCACGGACGATATGTGAACATCTCCAGTATCTGTTTGCATTGCTGCAGAACAGCAACAGGCGGTATATCGACCCCTCGGAGCTGGTGAAGGCTCTTGGGCTCGACACAGGACAACAGCAG GATGCTCAGGAATTCTCCAAACTCTTCCTCTCACTTCTCGAAGACACACTTTCAAAGCAGAAGGACCCAAATCTACAAAATGTCATCCAGCAGCAGTTTTGTGGACAGTTCTCTTACGTTACGgt ATGCAACAAATGTGGACGTGAGTCTCCTCTACCGTCACGATTTTATGAGCTGGAGTTGAACATTCAAGGACACAAAAACCTCACTGAGTGTGTTACAGAGTTTCTCAAG GAGGAGAAGCTGGAAGGGGATAATCGCTACTATTGCGAGAGCTGTCAGAGTAAACAGAATGCCACGCGTCGGATCAAGCTCCAGAGTCTTCCCCGCACACTCAATTTTCAGCTCATGCGTTTCGTTTTTGATAG GCAAAGTGGTCATAAAAAGAAGCTCAACACCTTTATTAGTTTTCCTGAAGTTCTTGACATGGGGCCATTTTTGGAAGGAAAAG AAGAAGTGTGTACGTATGAGCTCAGTGCGGTGTTGATTCATCGTGGCGTGAGTGCATACTCTGGACACTACATCGCTCATGTAAGAGACGCCCACACTAATGACTGGTACAAATTCAATGATGAGGAGATCGAGAAAATGGAGGGCAAGAAACTTCAGCTGGGCATTGAGGAAGACATCG CCGAGACCGCCAAGTCTCAAACCCGAAAGCCAAAATGTAGCAAAGGCTATCACTGTTCGAGGAACGCGTACATGTTAGTGTATAAACGACAGACAGAAGAAATTGAACAAACAGAAACTAACGTTGAAGTACCAG CTTTTCTCCAGAAGCTGGTTGACCAGGACAACAAGAAGTTTGAGGAGTGGTGCAATGAAATGGCAGACATGCGAAAGCAGAGTGTTGACAAAGGCAAAGCCAAACATGAGGAGGTGAAGGAGCTCTACGAATTGTTACCCACGGAAGACG GCCTGTCGTATGAATTTGTGCCTCTGGAGTGGCTCAAGAAATGGCTTGATGACTCCACGTCCATCAAGGAAATTGACAACAGCCAGTTCCTGTGCTCCCACGGCAAACTGCACCCAGACAAGATCGGAGAGGTCAAAAGAATATCATCCAAGGCCGCTGATCTCCTTTTCAGCCGCTACGGAGGAGTATCTAGACTAGGCC AGTCCTCTCTCTGCAGAGACTGTGTCACTCAGCGATGTCGGGTGATCAGACTGAAGAACCAGCTGAATGAAGACTACAGAGAGGTCATGAATCTTGTCAAAACCTCTTTGAAAAG TGATGAATCAGGTTTCTGGATCGGTAAGGCTTCTCTAAGGAGCTGGAGACAGTTGGCATTAGACCAGCTAGAGGAAGACGAGGAGGAAACCAAACACAACAACAGCAAAGTTAACGGAGAGAAAAGTAGCAGTGCGGGAGCTAAAG CCGATGGAGTTAAAGGAGATAATGAAGACAGGGATGGTGAAGAGATGAAGAACTTTAATGAAGACATTCTCTGTTATCATG GTGGTCTGAATATACTAGAGAATGACAGGCGGCTGGTTTCTGCTGAGGTGTGGAATAAACTGCGGATGTATTTCCCCAAAGCTCCAGAATTCACGCAAAATAACGAGGCCTGTCAGCAGTGCATG AGGCTGGAAAGAGAAGGGAAAGAAAATGAGGCTTTGAATAGAATGATGGCAAACGAACAAAAGAGCTCCCTCCTTAACCTCTTCCAGGAGAAGAATCGACCCACACTGCAGAAATGGCCACAG GAGACAGAAGTTCTTTATGTTGTACCCCATTACTTTGTGGATGAATGGAGGAAATTTatcag GAGGCCAGCAAAGGGCAACCCAGTGTCCAATGTGGGGAACAGTCTCCTGCTCTGTCCTCACGGAGGCTTCATGTTCACATATGACTCCATGCTGCAAGGAGACGCTCAACA TATAGCACTTCTCTGGCCTGATGAATGGGAGGTGATCAGCAAAATGTTTCTGGTGGACCAGGCCATCTCCATATGTCGGATTCATGACAAGACACAAGACAATGGCAATGTCCTATACCAGACTCATCCAG ATCTGTGTCGGGAATGCAGAGAAGGCTTCATATTCCAGCAGCAGAGGGACATGAGGGAGTACGCACAGGCCACAGTGTATGTCCGCAAAGTCACAGACAAGAAAAGG GAATCAGCTCCTGAGTTCAGTGTGAGTGGGTCAGATGTGGAAGACGAAAGAGAAGAGCCAAAGATGGATGGAGAGAAAGATCCAGACTTCAGTCAG TCTGAGGTTGGAGCCAAACGTCAGAAGCTGGATGAGAGCACCTCTCTTTCTGTGGCCCCCGTGACCGCTGTTTCCAAGTCAGGCATCAGGAGGAGCACAAGGCACAGGAAACTCCGTGGGGAGAAAGCCCTCATAGTCTCTGCCAACCAGACACTCAAAGAGCTGAAGATCCAG ATCATGCATGCATTCTCTGTGGCTCCATTCGATCAAAACCTCTCCATAGACGGACGCTGTTTAACAGATGACTCCGCCACACTAGGAAGTCTTGGAGTCATTCCAGAGAGCATCATTTGCCTTAAG GCTGATGAACCCATTGCTGATTATGCTGCAATGGATGATGTTTATCAAG tctgtATGCCTGAAGAAGGATTTAAAG GCACTGGGCTGTTAGGGCACTGA
- the LOC113055364 gene encoding ubiquitin carboxyl-terminal hydrolase 48-like isoform X2, which produces MAPRLQLEKAAWKWAETVKPEDITHEHIELAYRIAVPACKRGTCRRNCKGNPNCLVGIGEQSWLGEIDENAFHSIDDPNSERRDKNTFVGLTNLGATCYVNTFLQVWFHNLELRRALYLFQNSRAEGHNTDSDYEPRTICEHLQYLFALLQNSNRRYIDPSELVKALGLDTGQQQDAQEFSKLFLSLLEDTLSKQKDPNLQNVIQQQFCGQFSYVTVCNKCGRESPLPSRFYELELNIQGHKNLTECVTEFLKEEKLEGDNRYYCESCQSKQNATRRIKLQSLPRTLNFQLMRFVFDRQSGHKKKLNTFISFPEVLDMGPFLEGKEVCTYELSAVLIHRGVSAYSGHYIAHVRDAHTNDWYKFNDEEIEKMEGKKLQLGIEEDIAETAKSQTRKPKCSKGYHCSRNAYMLVYKRQTEEIEQTETNVEVPAFLQKLVDQDNKKFEEWCNEMADMRKQSVDKGKAKHEEVKELYELLPTEDGLSYEFVPLEWLKKWLDDSTSIKEIDNSQFLCSHGKLHPDKIGEVKRISSKAADLLFSRYGGVSRLGQSSLCRDCVTQRCRVIRLKNQLNEDYREVMNLVKTSLKSDESGFWIGKASLRSWRQLALDQLEEDEEETKHNNSKVNGEKSSSAGAKADGVKGDNEDRDGEEMKNFNEDILCYHGGLNILENDRRLVSAEVWNKLRMYFPKAPEFTQNNEACQQCMRLEREGKENEALNRMMANEQKSSLLNLFQEKNRPTLQKWPQETEVLYVVPHYFVDEWRKFIRRPAKGNPVSNVGNSLLLCPHGGFMFTYDSMLQGDAQHIALLWPDEWEVISKMFLVDQAISICRIHDKTQDNGNVLYQTHPDLCRECREGFIFQQQRDMREYAQATVYVRKVTDKKRESAPEFSVSGSDVEDEREEPKMDGEKDPDFSQSEVGAKRQKLDESTSLSVAPVTAVSKSGIRRSTRHRKLRGEKALIVSANQTLKELKIQIMHAFSVAPFDQNLSIDGRCLTDDSATLGSLGVIPESIICLKADEPIADYAAMDDVYQVCMPEEGFKGTGLLGH; this is translated from the exons ATGGCTCCTCGGTTGCAGCTGGAAAAAGCTGCTTGGAAGTGGGCAGAGACGGTCAAACCAGAGGACATCACACATGAACATATTGAGTTAGCTTATAGGATTGCCGTGCCGGCATGCAAAAGAGGGACGTGCAG GAGGAACTGTAAAGGAAATCCTAATTGTCTGGTTGGTATTGGGGAGCAATCATGGTTGGGAGAAATTGATGAAAATGCCTTCCACAGCATCGATGACCCAAATTCAGAAAGACGAGATAAG AACACATTTGTGGGCCTAACGAATCTTGGTGCCACATGTTACGTGAACACGTTCCTCCAGGTGTGGTTCCACAATTTGGAGCTTCGCAGAGCCTTATATCTGTTTCAGAATTCCAGAGCAGAAGGGCACAACACGGATTCAG ATTATGAACCACGGACGATATGTGAACATCTCCAGTATCTGTTTGCATTGCTGCAGAACAGCAACAGGCGGTATATCGACCCCTCGGAGCTGGTGAAGGCTCTTGGGCTCGACACAGGACAACAGCAG GATGCTCAGGAATTCTCCAAACTCTTCCTCTCACTTCTCGAAGACACACTTTCAAAGCAGAAGGACCCAAATCTACAAAATGTCATCCAGCAGCAGTTTTGTGGACAGTTCTCTTACGTTACGgt ATGCAACAAATGTGGACGTGAGTCTCCTCTACCGTCACGATTTTATGAGCTGGAGTTGAACATTCAAGGACACAAAAACCTCACTGAGTGTGTTACAGAGTTTCTCAAG GAGGAGAAGCTGGAAGGGGATAATCGCTACTATTGCGAGAGCTGTCAGAGTAAACAGAATGCCACGCGTCGGATCAAGCTCCAGAGTCTTCCCCGCACACTCAATTTTCAGCTCATGCGTTTCGTTTTTGATAG GCAAAGTGGTCATAAAAAGAAGCTCAACACCTTTATTAGTTTTCCTGAAGTTCTTGACATGGGGCCATTTTTGGAAGGAAAAG AAGTGTGTACGTATGAGCTCAGTGCGGTGTTGATTCATCGTGGCGTGAGTGCATACTCTGGACACTACATCGCTCATGTAAGAGACGCCCACACTAATGACTGGTACAAATTCAATGATGAGGAGATCGAGAAAATGGAGGGCAAGAAACTTCAGCTGGGCATTGAGGAAGACATCG CCGAGACCGCCAAGTCTCAAACCCGAAAGCCAAAATGTAGCAAAGGCTATCACTGTTCGAGGAACGCGTACATGTTAGTGTATAAACGACAGACAGAAGAAATTGAACAAACAGAAACTAACGTTGAAGTACCAG CTTTTCTCCAGAAGCTGGTTGACCAGGACAACAAGAAGTTTGAGGAGTGGTGCAATGAAATGGCAGACATGCGAAAGCAGAGTGTTGACAAAGGCAAAGCCAAACATGAGGAGGTGAAGGAGCTCTACGAATTGTTACCCACGGAAGACG GCCTGTCGTATGAATTTGTGCCTCTGGAGTGGCTCAAGAAATGGCTTGATGACTCCACGTCCATCAAGGAAATTGACAACAGCCAGTTCCTGTGCTCCCACGGCAAACTGCACCCAGACAAGATCGGAGAGGTCAAAAGAATATCATCCAAGGCCGCTGATCTCCTTTTCAGCCGCTACGGAGGAGTATCTAGACTAGGCC AGTCCTCTCTCTGCAGAGACTGTGTCACTCAGCGATGTCGGGTGATCAGACTGAAGAACCAGCTGAATGAAGACTACAGAGAGGTCATGAATCTTGTCAAAACCTCTTTGAAAAG TGATGAATCAGGTTTCTGGATCGGTAAGGCTTCTCTAAGGAGCTGGAGACAGTTGGCATTAGACCAGCTAGAGGAAGACGAGGAGGAAACCAAACACAACAACAGCAAAGTTAACGGAGAGAAAAGTAGCAGTGCGGGAGCTAAAG CCGATGGAGTTAAAGGAGATAATGAAGACAGGGATGGTGAAGAGATGAAGAACTTTAATGAAGACATTCTCTGTTATCATG GTGGTCTGAATATACTAGAGAATGACAGGCGGCTGGTTTCTGCTGAGGTGTGGAATAAACTGCGGATGTATTTCCCCAAAGCTCCAGAATTCACGCAAAATAACGAGGCCTGTCAGCAGTGCATG AGGCTGGAAAGAGAAGGGAAAGAAAATGAGGCTTTGAATAGAATGATGGCAAACGAACAAAAGAGCTCCCTCCTTAACCTCTTCCAGGAGAAGAATCGACCCACACTGCAGAAATGGCCACAG GAGACAGAAGTTCTTTATGTTGTACCCCATTACTTTGTGGATGAATGGAGGAAATTTatcag GAGGCCAGCAAAGGGCAACCCAGTGTCCAATGTGGGGAACAGTCTCCTGCTCTGTCCTCACGGAGGCTTCATGTTCACATATGACTCCATGCTGCAAGGAGACGCTCAACA TATAGCACTTCTCTGGCCTGATGAATGGGAGGTGATCAGCAAAATGTTTCTGGTGGACCAGGCCATCTCCATATGTCGGATTCATGACAAGACACAAGACAATGGCAATGTCCTATACCAGACTCATCCAG ATCTGTGTCGGGAATGCAGAGAAGGCTTCATATTCCAGCAGCAGAGGGACATGAGGGAGTACGCACAGGCCACAGTGTATGTCCGCAAAGTCACAGACAAGAAAAGG GAATCAGCTCCTGAGTTCAGTGTGAGTGGGTCAGATGTGGAAGACGAAAGAGAAGAGCCAAAGATGGATGGAGAGAAAGATCCAGACTTCAGTCAG TCTGAGGTTGGAGCCAAACGTCAGAAGCTGGATGAGAGCACCTCTCTTTCTGTGGCCCCCGTGACCGCTGTTTCCAAGTCAGGCATCAGGAGGAGCACAAGGCACAGGAAACTCCGTGGGGAGAAAGCCCTCATAGTCTCTGCCAACCAGACACTCAAAGAGCTGAAGATCCAG ATCATGCATGCATTCTCTGTGGCTCCATTCGATCAAAACCTCTCCATAGACGGACGCTGTTTAACAGATGACTCCGCCACACTAGGAAGTCTTGGAGTCATTCCAGAGAGCATCATTTGCCTTAAG GCTGATGAACCCATTGCTGATTATGCTGCAATGGATGATGTTTATCAAG tctgtATGCCTGAAGAAGGATTTAAAG GCACTGGGCTGTTAGGGCACTGA